A single window of Polyodon spathula isolate WHYD16114869_AA chromosome 2, ASM1765450v1, whole genome shotgun sequence DNA harbors:
- the LOC121331067 gene encoding E3 ubiquitin-protein ligase RNF103-like isoform X1 has product MWLKLFFLLLYFLILFVLARFFEARVWYESGIFATQLVDPVTLSFKKLKTILECRGLGYSGLPEKKDVRELVEKSGDLMEGELYSALKNEKEASETVSSTSFSGEMHFYELVEDTKDGIWLIQVIAKDRHPLLSKVNWDKMVRKVSQFGIRTGIFHCSNDSRYCRKRGWLKSTLIMSVPQTNTSKGKVMLKEYNGNRIETEHIFKWMTAHIASRIKTIHYTNQLMDEWNKSDQYQVKMYLFAKLDQPPAFFSALSVKFTGRIEFIFVDVRNWKSQDCLKEISVQQIPSYLLKTPEGSYRYGNSTGEFISLNAMDAFLRSIQPEVNDLFVLSLVMVNLMAWMDLFITQGATIKRFVVLISTLGTYNSLLIISWLPILGFLQLPYLDSFYEYSLKFLRYADTTTIASWVRADWSFYSSHPALFLSTYLGHGLLIDYFEKKRRRNNNDDEINANNLEWLSSLWDWYTSYLFHPIVSFQNVPIESDWDDDPNLLLERLAFPDLWLHPLIPTDYIRNLPTWHFKPVFAQSEEAAAENWQESGCESENEAKTKTELSDDEMRATQSLSKEECLGGSLCECTCVTKNFEGRPNGRKCKGQGTCSTKENIEPDWSSWPRDMLQCTECVVCLENFGSGCILMGLPCGHVFHQQCIVVWLAGGQHCCPVCRWPSYKKKHCRPLPQQQQQQQ; this is encoded by the exons atgtggctaaAGCTGTTTTTCTTGCTGCTTTATTTTTTGATCTTGTTCGTTCTGGCACGGTTTTTCGAAGCTAGGGTCTGGTATGAGTCGGGTATTTTCGCTACTCAGCTAGTGGACCCTGTGACTCTGAGCTTCAAAAAGCTGAAGACTATCCTGGAATGCAGAGGGTTGGGATACTCTGGGCTCCCAGAAAAGAAGGATGTCCGGGAACTAGTTGAGAAGTCGG GTGATCTCATGGAGGGGGAACTTTACTCCGCCCTCAAAAATGAGAAAGAGGCTTCAGAGACAGTTTCCAGCACCTCCTTCAGCGGTGAGATGCACTTCTACGAGCTTGTGGAAGACACCAAGGATGGCATCTGGTTGATCCAG GTCATAGCTAAAGACAGACATCCTCTTTTGAGTAAAGTCAACTGGGACAAAATGGTGAGGAAAGTTTCCCAATTCGGTATCCGCACTGGCATCTTCCACTGCTCGAATGACTCCAG ATATTGTAGGAAAAGAGGCTGGCTGAAGTCCACACTCATCATGTCTGTCCCCCAGACCAACACTTCCAAAGGGAAGGTGATGTTGAAAGAGTACAATGGCAACAGGATCGAAACAGAACACATCTTCAAGTGGATGACTGCTCACATTGCTTCCCGGATAAAAACCATCCACTACACCAATCAGTTAATGGACGAGTGGAACAAGAGTGACCAGTATCAGGTAAAAATGTACCTGTTTGCCAAACTAGACCAACCTCCTGCATTTTTCTCTGCTCTCAGTGTGAAATTTACTGGGAGGATAGAATTCATTTTTGTGGATGTACGAAATTGGAAGAGTCAAGACTGCTTGAAAGAGATCAGTGTACAACAGATACCTTCATACCTACTTAAAACACCTGAAGGGAGCTATAGATATGGGAACAGTACAGGGGAGTTTATATCTCTCAATGCTATGGACGCTTTCCTACGTTCAATACAGCCAGAAGtgaatgatttatttgtattaagcCTGGTTATGGTCAACCTAATGGCCTGGATGGATTTATTTATAACACAAGGTGCCactataaagcgctttgtggtccTTATAAGTACACTTGGGACATACAACTCCTTATTAATAATTTCCTGGCTCCCTATACTTGGCTTTCTACAGTTGCCATACCTAGACAGTTTTTATGAATACAGCCTCAAGTTTTTAAGGTATGCCGACACAACAACCATAGCCTCTTGGGTAAGAGCTGATTGGTCATTTTATTCCTCCCATCCGGCTCTTTTTCTTAGCACTTACCTTGGTCATGGATTACTGATCGATTACTTTGAGAAGAAGAGGAGGCGCAACAATAATGACGACGAAATCAATGCCAATAATCTTGAATGGCTGTCCAGCCTTTGGGACTGGTACACAAGCTACCTGTTTCACCCCATTGTTTCCTTTCAAAACGTTCCCATTGAGTCGGACTGGGATGATGACCCCAACTTGCTTCTGGAGAGACTGGCATTCCCAGATCTGTGGCTTCACCCATTAATCCCCACTGACTACATCAGGAATCTGCCCACTTGGCATTTTAAACCTGTCTTTGCCCAATCCGAAGAAGCTGCTGCAGAAAACTGGCAGGAAAGTGGTTGTGAGTCCGAGAACGAAGCCAAGACTAAAACTGAACTGTCGGATGATGAGATGAGAGCCACCCAGAGTCTATCAAAAGAGGAATGTCTTGGAGGAAGTCTTTGTGAATGTACTTGCGTTACTAAAAACTTTGAAGGCAGGCCCAATGGTAGAAAATGCAAGGGCCAGGGGACTTGTAGCACTAAAGAGAACATTGAACCTGACTGGTCCTCATGGCCCAGGGACATGTTGCAATGCACGGAATGCGTGGTGTGTCTAGAAAATTTTGGAAGTGGTTGCATATTAATGGGCCTTCCATGTGGTCACGTGTTCCACCAGCAGTGCATTGTGGTCTGGCTTGCAGGCGGCCAACACTGCTGCCCAGTTTGTAGGTGGCCGTCCTACAAAAAGAAACATTGCAGACCACtaccgcagcagcagcagcagcagcagtag
- the LOC121331067 gene encoding E3 ubiquitin-protein ligase RNF103-like isoform X2, whose protein sequence is MWLKLFFLLLYFLILFVLARFFEARVWYESGIFATQLVDPVTLSFKKLKTILECRGLGYSGLPEKKDVRELVEKSGDLMEGELYSALKNEKEASETVSSTSFSGEMHFYELVEDTKDGIWLIQVIAKDRHPLLSKVNWDKMVRKVSQFGIRTGIFHCSNDSRYCRKRGWLKSTLIMSVPQTNTSKGKVMLKEYNGNRIETEHIFKWMTAHIASRIKTIHYTNQLMDEWNKSDQYQHLPWSWITDRLL, encoded by the exons atgtggctaaAGCTGTTTTTCTTGCTGCTTTATTTTTTGATCTTGTTCGTTCTGGCACGGTTTTTCGAAGCTAGGGTCTGGTATGAGTCGGGTATTTTCGCTACTCAGCTAGTGGACCCTGTGACTCTGAGCTTCAAAAAGCTGAAGACTATCCTGGAATGCAGAGGGTTGGGATACTCTGGGCTCCCAGAAAAGAAGGATGTCCGGGAACTAGTTGAGAAGTCGG GTGATCTCATGGAGGGGGAACTTTACTCCGCCCTCAAAAATGAGAAAGAGGCTTCAGAGACAGTTTCCAGCACCTCCTTCAGCGGTGAGATGCACTTCTACGAGCTTGTGGAAGACACCAAGGATGGCATCTGGTTGATCCAG GTCATAGCTAAAGACAGACATCCTCTTTTGAGTAAAGTCAACTGGGACAAAATGGTGAGGAAAGTTTCCCAATTCGGTATCCGCACTGGCATCTTCCACTGCTCGAATGACTCCAG ATATTGTAGGAAAAGAGGCTGGCTGAAGTCCACACTCATCATGTCTGTCCCCCAGACCAACACTTCCAAAGGGAAGGTGATGTTGAAAGAGTACAATGGCAACAGGATCGAAACAGAACACATCTTCAAGTGGATGACTGCTCACATTGCTTCCCGGATAAAAACCATCCACTACACCAATCAGTTAATGGACGAGTGGAACAAGAGTGACCAGTATCAG CACTTACCTTGGTCATGGATTACTGATCGATTACTTTGA
- the LOC121331082 gene encoding E3 ubiquitin-protein ligase RMND5A, translating into MDQCVNVERELEKVLQKFASYGQHCDRTLEELIEYTSGLKQEISQTGDRDIELSGTLSLVLSQCCKRIKDTVQKLASDHKDIHSSVSRVGKAIDKNFDSDISSVGIEGCWQSESQRILSEVMVEHFFRQGMLDVAEELCQEAGLCIDPSQKEPFVELNRILEALRVRDLRPALEWAVANREMLMAQKSSLEFKLHRLYFISLLMGGTANQKEALQYAKNFQPFAVNHQKDIQVLMGSLVYLQQGIENSPYVHLLDSNQWADICDIFTRDACALQGLSVESPLSVSFSAGCVALPALINIKAVIEQRQCTGVWNQKDELPIEVELGKKCWYHSVFACPILRQQTTDNNPPMKLVCGHIISRDALNKMISGSKLKCPYCPMEQVPGDGKQIYF; encoded by the exons ATGGATCAGTGTGTCAATGTGGAGAGAGAGTTGGAGAAAGTGCTCCAGAAATTCGCCAGCTATGGCCAGCACTGCGATAGAACTCTGGAGGAACTGATCGAATATACCAGCGGCTTGAAACAGGAAATATCGCAGACTGGAG ATCGGGATATTGAATTATCAGGAACTCTTTCTCTTGTCCTGTCGCAATGCTGTAAGAGGATAAAAGACACAGTACAGAAACTAGCGTCAGACCATAAAGACATTCACAGCAGCGTCTCTCGAGTAGGAAAAGCCATTGACAAG aattttgattcaGATATCAGCAGCGTTGGCATAGAAGGATGCTGGCAGTCTGAAAGCCAGCGAATTCTCAGTGAGGTTATGGTGGAGCACTTCTTCAGACAAGGTATGCTGGATGTGGCTGAGGAATTGTGTCAG GAAGCTGGGTTGTGCATAGATCCAAGTCAGAAAGAACCCTTTGTAGAATTAAACAGAATACTAGAAGCACTTCGAGTGAGAGACTTAAGACCTGCATTAGA GTGGGCAGTGGCCAATCGAGAAATGCTTATGGCCCAGAAGAGCTCCTTAGAATTCAAGCTGCACAGATTGTATTTTATCAGCCTGCTAATGGGGGGTACAGCCAATCAGAAAGAAGCACTGCAGTACGCAAAAAACTTTCAACCTTTTGCGGTAAACCACCAAAAAG ATATCCAGGTCCTAATGGGAAGCCTTGTGTACCTGCAGCAGGGGATTGAGAACTCTCCCTACGTTCATCTGCTGGACTCCAATCAGTGGGCCGATATCTGTGACATTTTTACCAGAGATGCCTGTGCTCTCCAAGGCCTTTCTGTTGAATCTCCTCTCAGTGTTAG TTTTTCAGCCGGCTGTGTAGCACTGCCAGCTCTTATAAACATTAAAGCAGTCATTGAACAGAGACAGTGCACTGGAGTGTGGAACCAGAAGGACGAATTGCCT attGAAGTTGAACTTGGTAAAAAGTGTTGGTACCACTCAGTGTTTGCCTGCCCTATTCTTCGGCAACAAACAACAGATAACAACCCCCCCATGAAACTGGTGTGTGGCCATATTATCTCCAGAgatgctttaaataaaatgatcagtgGAAGCAA GTTGAAATGCCCTTATTGTCCAATGGAGCAGGTTCCAGGAGATGGGAAGCAAATATACTTCTAA
- the LOC121326234 gene encoding G-protein coupled receptor 4-like, whose protein sequence is MYTTTNNSWATEQRMGKVANNTCGIDFTSDQVILPVVYGFVFCIGLPTNFLALYGLYRLVKTENVLPVFVINLLLSDLLQISTLPFWMDYYSSIHTWNFGVEACSIIGCIFYISMFVSIFFLCCIALERYLAIVHPLWFRKHGKLRNTCLICAGLWVFVILVTSVAFKLGFDDAESSLCMEKYPSDRSFAVFQLVAMAITFPLPLWFLIFLYRGIQRNINNVISVPDEEKKRIVGLLSLIIIIFILVFGPFHLMCYVNYIGVLLFEDSCDYESRIFIYFQFAIGLLSLNSALDPIMYLFLRKDYRKVMISSFPHLQRMSIWSLGLAANQPDSTSAQTAHTV, encoded by the coding sequence ATGTACACCACTACAAACAACTCCTGGGCTACTGAACAGAGAATGGGTAAAGTAGCAAACAATACCTGTGGAATTGACTTCACCTCTGATCAGGTCATTCTCCCTGTGGTGTACGGATTTGTCTTCTGCATTGGGCTGCCCACTAATTTCCTGGCCCTTTACGGCCTGTATCGTCTGGTCAAAACTGAGAATGTCCTTCCCGTCTTCGTCATCAACCTCCTGTTATCAGACCTCCTACAAATCAGCACATTGCCTTTCTGGATGGACTACTACAGCAGCATTCACACTTGGAATTTCGGTGTGGAAGCTTGCAGCATTATTGGTTGTATTTTCTATATAAGCATGTTTGTCAGCATCTTCTTCCTGTGCTGCATCGCCTTGGAGAGATATCTGGCCATTGTTCATCCTCTTTGGTTTCGTAAGCATGGCAAGCTTAGGAACACCTGCTTGATTTGTGCGGGCCTGTGGGTGTTTGTTATCTTGGTCACTTCTGTGGCTTTTAAGCTTGGTTTTGATGATGCTGAAAGCAGCCTGTGCATGGAAAAGTATCCCTCTGATCGGAGCTTTGCTGTTTTTCAGTTGGTTGCCATGGCAATAACCTTTCCCCTACCCTTGTGGTTCCTCATTTTTCTCTACCGTGGAATTCAAAGAAACATCAATAATGTAATTTCAGTGCCAGACGAGGAGAAAAAAAGAATTGTTGGCTTACTGTCACTTATCATAATCATCTTCATTCTGGTCTTTGGCCCCTTCCATCTCATGTGTTACGTGAATTATATCGGGGTTCTGTTATTTGAAGACAGCTGTGATTATGAATCCAGAATCTTTATCTATTTCCAATTTGCTATTGGTTTACTCAGCCTCAACAGCGCCCTGGATCCAATCATGTACCTATTCCTGAGGAAAGACTACAGGAAGGTGATGATCAGCTCTTTTCCACACCTACAGAGGATGAGTATTTGGAGTTTGGGACTTGCAGCTAATCAACCAGACAGCACCTCTGCACAGACTGCACACACAGTGTAG